In the genome of Schistocerca piceifrons isolate TAMUIC-IGC-003096 chromosome X, iqSchPice1.1, whole genome shotgun sequence, one region contains:
- the LOC124722548 gene encoding uncharacterized protein LOC124722548, producing the protein MVGLTIKHALCSIVLRFRMHRIAFTADIEKTYRQVLVAHEDSSYQIILWRSDRSAPLQEHQLKTVTYGMTCSPFPAVRCLLQLAHEEGERIEAANILTNHFYVDDCVSGCDNAEAAINAQQDFKKLLKKRGFSLREWCSNSADVLENITSEL; encoded by the coding sequence ATGGTAGGTCTAACCATTAAACATGCTTTGTGCTCCATAGTATTACGCTTCCGCATGCACCGTATTGCCTTCACAGCAGACATAGAGAAGACGTATCGACAAGTTCTGGTAGCGCATGAAGATAGCAGTTACCAAATAATATTGTGGAGGAGTGATAGATCTGCGCCACTTCAGGAACACCAATTAAAGACAGTCACGTACGGAATGACTTGTTCACCTTTTCCTGCAGTACGGTGTCTGTTACAATTAGCTCATGAAGAGGGTGAGCGGATCGAGGCAGCGAACATTCTTACTAATCATTTCTATGTTGATGATTGTGTCTCAGGCTGTGATAATGCAGAGGCTGCAATCAATGCCCAGCAAGATTTCAAAAAGCTATTGAAGAAACGTGGGTTCTCATTACGGGAATGGTGCAGCAACAGTGCAGATGTACTTGAAAATATCACCTCAGAGTTGTGA